One window of Mixophyes fleayi isolate aMixFle1 chromosome 3, aMixFle1.hap1, whole genome shotgun sequence genomic DNA carries:
- the LOC142144539 gene encoding histone H3-like centromeric protein A, giving the protein MTQPPGAIKSRRKSTHPRKVPPVASNTSPARNSDASHRASSSRKRRYRPGTRALMEIRKYQKSTDLLIKKAPFARLVREICMKISRGVPYSWQSKAILALQEAAEAFLVLLFEDSCLCSLHAKRVTVKDKDMQLARRIRGMQHGLG; this is encoded by the exons ATGACTCAACCCCCTGGAGCAATTAAATCCCGCAGGAAGTCGACTCATCCGCGGAAGGTGCCCCCCGTGGCCTCAAACACATCCCCTGCAA GGAATTCAGATGCCAGCCACAGAGCGAGTTCAAGCCGTAAAAGGCGTTATCGTCCGGGAACTCGGGCACTGATGGAAATAAGAAAGTACCAAAAGTCGACTGACCTGCTCATCAAAAAGGCCCCATTCGCCAGGCTG GTGAGAGAAATCTGCATGAAGATATCCCGTGGTGTGCCGTACTCGTGGCAAAGCAAAGCGATCCTGGCGTTACAGGAG GCAGCTGAGGCCTTCCTTGTCTTGCTCTTTGAAGACTCTTGCCTGTGCAGCCTCCACGCCAAGAGGGTGACTGTCAAGGATAAGGATATGCAACTGGCACGGCGAATTCGGGGTATGCAGCATGGACTGGGATAG